CACCAGACGGTCCTTGTCGAGGAGGAAGACGCTGGCCGTCTTGTCGAAGGATCCCGAGGCGAGGCGCCGGCCGTCGCAGCTCCAGGCCACCGAGTGCACCTTGGCGCTGTGCGCCGGGAACTCCCGGGTCTTGCCGTGGCCGCGGAAGAGGTCCTGCATGCCCGACACGTAGCGCGacgggccccccgccggcccgcaccacgcccccgggcccccggggccccccgggcccagcgccgaccccgccgccggccccgaacagcctcctccgccgccggccccgccgcccaccGCCCCGCCCGACGACGCCGCCGACACCGCCGCCATGGCCCGGGACCAGACACGACGCAGCCGCACTCGGACCCGCCtgaaaggggcgggagggaggtgcGAAGCCGCGCAGGCGCACTCGGACCAGCCAgaaaggagcgggggggggggggggtgaggagctGCGCAGGCGCCCTCGGACCTGCcagagaggggcgggaggggggggtgcGGAGTCGCGCAGGCGCGCTAGACccagccggaggggaggggggtgaggagcTGCGCAGGCGCACTATGCCCAGCCAAAAAAGGAGGGAGGTGCCCGAGCCGGAGTCGCGCAGGCGCACTCGGACCAGCcagaaaggggcgggggggggaagccgCGCAGGCGCGCTAGACCCAGGCGAAAAAAGGGGGGACGGGATGCGGAGCTGCGCAGGCGCACTATGCCCAGCCGAAAAAAGGAGGGAGGTGCCCGAGCCGGAGTCGCGCAGGCGCACTCGGACCAGCcagaaaggggcgggggggaagccgCGCAGGCGCGCTAGACCCAGGCGAAAAAAAGGGGGACGGGATGCGGAGCTGCGCAGGCGCACTACGCCCAGCCGAAAAAAgggtgcttccccccccccccgagccgcaGTCGCGCAGGCGCACTCGGACCagccagaaaggggagggagggaggtgcggAGCCGCGCAGGCGCGCTAGACCCAGCCGAAAAAGGGGAAGCGGGATGTGGAGTCGCGCAGGCGCACTACACCCAGCCGAAAAAAGGGCGGTGGGGTGGTGCTGAACTGCGCAGGCGCGCTAGGCCCAGCCAAAAAAGAAAGGGGGAGTGGTGCGGAGTTGCGCGGGCGCACTAGATTCAGCCGAAAAAGCTGCGGGAGGGTGGTACAGAACGGCGCAGGCGCACTAGGCCCTAccgaaaaaggggaggggggggggggggggcggtgctgcTGAGGAGCTGCGCGGGCGCACTAGGCCCAGCCGAAAAAAGGGGCGGGAGGCTGGGGCAGAGCTGCGCAGGCGCACTAGTTCCGGGGGAATAgctgtattattattacccctaatTATAATAAAACTAATTGTGCTGTTTATTAAATGGCTTACTTCCTGCCAAGCACAGTAATAAAgcacaacggtatttattgagtgcttagtatgtgctgaacactgcactaagcgcttgggagagcacaatacccaAGAATGAAcgtacacgttccctgtccataacgagtttacagtctagaaggggagagagacattaatatgaataaataagtcattaataatatatcatttaaagataggtagcaaacccgatttgcttatatctacctcagcgcttagtacagtgcctggcacacagtaagcgctttagctGATTAActcgtcccccttctagactgtgagccccttagggggcagggattgtccctctctgtggccgaattgtactttccaagcgctcagtacagagctctgcacagagtaagcgctcaattcagtcattcaatcctatttattgaaagcctactctgtgcagagcactgtactgagcgcctggaatgtacaatcgggcaacagagagggacaatccctgccccctaaggggctcacagtctgaactgtgatgggtcatgggttcgaatcccaactctgccacttgtcatctgtgtgactgtgggcaagtcacttctctgggcctcagtgacctcatcggtaaaatggagattaaccgtgagcctcacgtgggaccacctgatgaccctagatctcccccagcgcttagaacagtgccctgcacatagtaagcgcctaacaaataccaacatcattaaacaacgtggctcagtggaaagagcccgggcgtgggagtcggagggcgtgggttcgaatcccgactctgccccttgtcagctgggtgactgtgggcgagtcacttcacttttctggcgtggctcagtggaaagagctagggcttaggagtcagaggtcatgggttctaatcccggctccgccgcctgtccgctgtgtgactttggataaatcacttcacttctcggtgcctcagttccctcatctgtaaaaatggggattaagactgtgagcctcacgtgggacagcctgattgccctgtatctatcccagcgcttagaacagtgctcggcacatagtaagcgcttaacaaataccaacgttattattattctctgggcctcagttccctcatctgtaaaaggggaatgaagactgggagcctcacgtgggaccacctcattcccctgtatctcccccagcgctcagaacggtgctctgcacgtagtaagcgcttaataaataccagcgtgattcttcttctctgggcctcagctccctcatctgtaaaagggggttgaagactgggaccctCCCGCGGgaaccacctcattcccctgtctctcccccggcgcttggaacggtgctctgcaccgacattattattaaacaataagtacaatggaatgaatggggggggtgggggcaggctgggaaggcctcctggaggaggagagctctccggagggctttgcagaggggaggagagttggtTGGGCGGGTGTCGGGGGGAGgccgtcccgcccctccccgggaggggaggagaggaggccgcCATGGCGGGCGGGGGCCTCCCTGCTAAGGACCATGTCGTGCTCCCCGCCCGGATCCCCGCGCTCAGGGTGGTGGTAAGGCACAgacgccccctcctcttcctcctccccacctctctccttcatctccccaccccctcctttccccatcctctctcctcccctttccccatcctctctcctcccctttccccatcctctttcctcccccgttATCCCCGCggcacttccccccccccccccccccccccccaaatctttcCACTCTGCTCGGGCCGGCGAGGGGCAATCTGGTGGTGGGTGAGAACAGCGGGCAGGTGGTCCCGCAGCCAGGGAGGCCCACTCCTCCCTCCGTTCGGACTTCCCGCTTGGTTTCGTTTCCAGTTCGCATTCCCTGGCCGGGAGCCCTCGCCCGCTTTGTCTCTCCCTGTCCATCtggcacctttcattcattcattcgatagtatttactgagcgcttactatgtgcagggcactgcaataataatgttggtatttgttaagcgcttcctatgtacggGGGCCTCAgggtggcccacgtgaggctcacggtcttgtactaagcgctcggagtggacAGATCGGCACCCGTGTCCCCTCGGAAAGGGGATGGAAAAGGGACGGGCAGAGGACGCGGGGAACCACCCCGGCCCCTAAAACTCTCTCTCAGAGCTAGTGGTGGTAttggtggtattgattaagtgcttaccgtggggaGGGCGCTCCACTAAAttctggaaaagaaagaaaaacaccgACCCTCCCGGTGTAAGGTGAGGAAGGGTTTGGCGACAAGACGCGACGGGAAAAATGTCGTTTTCCCCCCGCTCGACTGTCTGCCCTTTGCGGGCGGGAATCCTATCTACCaaccgttggactctcccaagcgtttcgcCCAGTGCCCCGCACtcagagctccttgaggacagggattgtggctcgCTAATCGtagtggattctcccaagtgcttagtccggtgctctgcgcccgCACagtaaattgtaataataataattatggtatctgttaagtgcttcctatggaccaggcgctgtactaagcgctggggtggatgcaagcaaatcgggttggacacagtccctgctccacgtggggctcacggtctcaatccccgttttacagacgagggaactgaggcccagagagattaagagatttgcccaaggtccctcaacaggtggcggagccgggatgaggacccgtgtccttccgactcccgggcccgagctccatctcctgtgccgtgctgcttctcatcgtgTCTGACTCGGCTGTTCTCTCCGAGGGGCTTAGCACCTCAATTGTTACATAAATATTTTAGACTCCAAATGCCCCTCGAGGGTAGGTTCTGTCTGTGCCCTCCGCTTTCGGCGGGGAGGGTCCCCCCGGCTAAGATCGGCCACTGGGAATATCGGCAAGTTCACGGAAACAGGGAACACCAGCATCCCGCGGAGGAGGCCATCCGACAACCGAACTGGGAAAGGACCTCGGGCGGGACCCGTGGCCCCTTCCCGAAGCTCGGACACACCGGCCACaagacccttccctctccattcccctccgcCTGCTGCTGAGCGGGTCGGGGTGAAAGGCCGCGGGGGGCCGGTGAGGGGCTCTCCCCTCCTGGACGGAACCGTCCCGAACCCCACGTTCAGACGCAGCTTTTAAACGGGCCGAGGTTCGAGCCGGGACCCTGCCGGACCCAGCTTGGACCTTGTGAGAGCCCCTCTCCCGCCCGTTCCCTGCAGAAGAAATGCCCCCTTGTCCCCGGTCCACCTCCCTGACCCCCCTACCCCGGGCACCCCCAGGAGgaccctaagagaagcagtgtggctcagtggaaagagcacggggctctggagtcagagttcatgggttcgaatcccggctcggccacttgttagctgggtgactttgggcaagtcacttaacttctctgtgcctcagttacctcatctgtaaaatggggattaagactgtgagccccacgtgggacaacctgattcccctgtccccagcgcttagaacggtgctcggcacatagtaagcgcttaacaaataccaacattgttgtgaTTATTAGGACTGGCTTCCGACTGACATTTGGCCCGGGGTAGAGGGATGAGGCCGGGGGGACGGAGGGCAGTTGcggcaagggaaggagggagattccGAATGGGCCCGGGCGAAGCTcgggaagagaggaggcagaggcgggacgGGGAAGGAGAGGCGCTTTCGACACCTTAAAATCCGACGGACGGTTGAGGGCCGGCGAAGGCTACGTCCTCCGTCTTGTCCAGGGGAGAACCCGACCCGCCTGCCCCCTGGGCAgatggacggggcgggggggagtcgtCCAGGGGCCGGGCCcgatctcttccccccttccgacCGGAGTTTCAGTGGGGTGagccctgccctcctcttcccgtCCAACAACCAATTCCAGGAAATGTCATCCTGATTGTTTCAGTCTGAGTCAGCGGTGGCTTCCGGGCTTTAGAGTAGGTAAAACAGTCGGGGAAGATCTGAGGGCAGATGGGGGTAAACTGTGTGAGCGGGCGTTCGTCGGTGCGCATCTGTGGGCAACTGTGGGTGTctccgtgtgtgtctgtgtgaactGGGGTGGGGGAAATCAAAAGAGATGTGGAGGAATGCTTCGGCAGGAAATGACGACTCTGCAGAGCTCCCTTCAAGGGGGTCAGAAACTTCGGATGCGAGAGCTGGGGCAGGGGTCGGCTGTGGAGCACTCGAGCCGGGCGGCCCGGTGCTCCTTGCGTGGAAAAGCCCCCCCGTCCGCTAGTAAATTGTTTCAGGTCCAGTCTCCCCCAccagcctggaagctccttgaggtcagggatcgggCCCGCTAActctatcctactctcccaagcgccctcgtccagtgctgcgcacgcagaagactgtaataataacaataatgttggtatttgtatttgttaagcgctcactatgtgccgagcaccgttctaagctctggggtaaacacaggggaatcaggtcgtcccacgtggggctcccagtcttcatccccattttacagatgagggaactgaggcccagagaagtgaagtgactcgcccacagtcacccggccgacaagtggcggagccgggattcgagctcatgagccctgactccaaagcccgtgctctttccactgcgccacgctgcttctcatttaagcgcttactatgtacaaagcaccgttctaagtgctggggggatacaaggtgatcaggttgtcccacatggggctcccagtcttcatccccattttgcagatgagggaactgaggggccgagaagttaagtgactcgccccaagtcacacagctgacaagtggcggagccgggatttgaactcatgatctctgactccccaacccgtgctctgtccaccgagccacgctgcttatgttggtttttgttaagcgcttactacgtgccgagcactgttctaagcgctgcgggggtcatacagggtcatcaggttgtcccacgtgaggatcccgGTTAAtcaccaattttacagatgaggtcactgaggcccagtgaagcgactcgcccacagtcacacagctgacgagtggcagagccgggagtcgaacccgtgacctctggctccgaagcccaggctctttccactaagccgcgacTGTAAGCTCTCCGAGGGGCGGGATCACGTTCACTAAGTCTTTTAggcctctccccagggctcagtccagCACCGTGCCCCCAGTAGACAGGAAGCCCCTCgcgggccgggaccagagcagTTGGACTCTCCCGTGCTCTGCCCCCCAGTAGGTGCTCGGGACCCGCGCTCGATCGAGAGTCGGGCTGAGATGGAGAGCGGTCCCCTGAGCTTCCGCCTGGCTTCTCCCTGCCGTTGGCCCACAGGACTTCATCGACTTAACCCAGGAGGCGGCGCCGACCACCCAGGCCCCCGACGGGCCGGGGGTGATCGACCTGACGGGGCCGGACGACGACCACCACCACGACGACCGGGCCGGCCCGCCCGGGTTCCCCCGCGCCAGAGACCCCCGTGCGGCCCCGGGTCCCTCGGGGGCCGCCCCGCGCGTCCAGGATGAAGAGGGGTGGACAGGCGGCGGCCACCAGGCTCCCGGACGGCCGCCGTCGGGGGTCGGGAAGGACCTCCGTCCCCCGGCCGCAGAGGGGCCGGGGCGTCGCCCCTCTCCGGGGTCCGGCTCGGAGCCGGGCTGCAGCCCCGCTTCGAGGAACGGCGGCGTGGGGTCCCCGGGGCGCCTGCGCCTCGCCTCCGACACCCGCTCCCCGTCGCCGGGGGCCCGCGGGGAGCGGGACGGGGGCGGCCCCGCCGAGCCGTCCGAAGACCCGCCGCCTGCCCCGTTCGCCGGCCCGTCCCGGGCGGAGGagcccccggccggggcggccggccCTTCCCCCGCCGGCCGGGCCCACGGCCGGCCCTGTTTGCACAGACTGAAGTATTTCCAGAGACCCCCGGTGCACCACCTCTTCTTCCAGACCCTCATCCAGGACAAGGATGTGCTAGAGGTGAGCTCGCAGaggccccggccggccggggggggagaCCCGGGGAGGGACCCAGgcggaccggggcggggggctggggtgaccagagaagaagggacaggagccaGGGGTTGGAAccgggggtcaagggaggagccGGGGGTGGAGTCGATGGGGGCAGGGTCTGAGGAGGggtcagagggtggggagagcgagGGGCACCTTAGGGGACCCTCCAGTTTCTtcgaataatgatggtgtctgtcgagcacttactacgtaataataatgttggtatttgttaagcgctcactatgtgccgagcaccgttctaagcgctggggtagacataggggaatcaggtcgtcccacgtggggctcccagtcttcatccccattttacagatgagggaactgaggcccagagaagtgaagtgactcgcccacggtcacccggccgacaagtggcagagccgggattcgaactcatgagccctgactccaaagcccgtgctctttccactgagccacgctgcttctctacgtgtcaggcgccgtcctaagcacCGGAGGGAATCCGAGCTAATCGCGTTACGATTGGccttaataataaccgtggcgtttggtgagcgcttattttgtgccaggcactgtactgagcgctggggtgaccttgggcgaatccctgagtctctctgtgcctcagtccccccttctgtaaaacggggatgaagacagcgagctccatgtaggacggggCACGCGGGTGATGCCCGTCCACGTTTGGTTCcgtggtctgtctccccgcctctagaccgtgagcccgtcgtcgggtagggacggtctctatctgctgccgaactgcactctccaagcgcttagtccggtgctcggcgcacggtaagcgctcaataaatacgaccgaacgaaccaACGGGGACCGCTTCCGACCCGGTTACAGctcgggtctaccccggcgcccggAGCAGTGCGtgccacgtggtaagcgcttaacgagtaccacgatGGATTACGGGGCgccgagcaccggaccgagccccgggagagtcgagcagagtcAGCGACGgcgagccccgccccccgggcggtGGACCGGCCCGCGTGCCGAGCCCCGGGAGAGTCGAATAGGGTCAGCGGCCACCAgccctgccccccaggagcttCCAGCgtcccacgtgcagagcaccggcgcgagccccgggagagtacagtcgggTGGGCCCGTCGTCTCCGCAGAGGCAGGGGGTCCGCCCGGCGGAGCCCATCCCCCAGCGGAGGCTGAGCATGATCGCCAGCACCATGGAGGAGGACGTCCCCCGGGCCACGCTGCAGCTCCTCATGGACTTCGTGTCCCCCCAGCACTACCCGCCCGGGGACCTGGTGGCCCACGTCATCCACAAGATCCTGCTGGTCACCGACAGCTTGGACCTCCTCAAAGACGCCTACGTGCTGCTCCTGAAGATCCAGCAGTACGggggggctcccgggccgggggggggtcggCCGGGGGACGTGGCATCCGGTCCGTCCTCCCGGGGCTAGCCCGCCGCGGGCACCGCCCCCCGACCGATAATCACTCACTGGCCGTCGGGAACGTAAAAATTGGGGTCGGTGGagggcgcttactacgtcccgAGAACTAGGCCGAGCACCGGGGTGGTTCAAGGCGACCGGACACCGTCTGCGTCCCACCCGGGGCGCGCGGCCCAAGTcgcggggagaaggagcagggtggccgagaggatagagcacgggccggggagtcggccgGACCCGGTTCCtgtgccggctccgccgcctgtccgccgcgggtgaccttggacgagtcgcttcatttttccgggcctcagttacctcatccggacctagcttctcatcccggctccgccgctcgtccgtgGTGCGTCACCTTgggtggctccgcggaaagagcccgggcttcggagtcagaggtcgtgggttcgactcccggccctgccacttggcagccgtgtgaccgtgggcgagtcgcttcccttctctgcgcctcatattacctcatctgtaatatggggattaaccgtgagcctcgcgtgggacgacctgattaccctgtatctcccccggcgctcagaacagggctctgcacatagtaagcgcttaacaaataccagcgttattacttcacttctagaccgtgagcccgtcgtcgggtagggatcgtctctatctgttgcccgactgtactttccgagcgctcagtctagtgccctgcacacggtaagcgctcgaaaatacgacggaatgaacaagtgaagtgccttgcccaaggtcacacgccagacaagtggcggagctgggattggaacccaggtccgggtTCAGGCCACCAGGCCGGGCCGCTTCCCCGAGGACCCGACAGGACCTCGAGGACCTGACggtctaagcgttgggagagtcgGATAGAGCGTGcgcacggtgtgcagagcactggactgagagcttgaGAGGGTCCAATAAGTAGAGTTTGTAGGCTGgcttcctgccctcgaggagcttccggtccCTGGAGTGGCCACTTTATTGTTCTATTCCGTCCtcgttctctcccgagtgctccgcacacaataggcgctcagtaaataggagatCGAACTTattgccggagggagggagggagggagggggcgggtgtcggggtgaggccgggggtgggggcccgtctccggagcggggagggggttggggttccgccgtgacccccccacccccaccccgggccggccCGGTGGCCCCGAGGCTGACGGCCACCGCTTGGCTTTCAGGCTGCACCCCGCCAACGTCAACTCGGTGCAGTGGAACTGGGAGATGCTTCGGTCTGTCATGGAGGCGCAGGTACGGCCCCGCTCACCCGGGCggagggaccccctccccccaccaaatccCGACGTCGGCGGGGACCCCGCGGCCCACGTCCACCTTCCCCCCCGAAAGCCCGAGGGTCTCCCGAGGGGCTTGGTGGTCCCCGCTAGGCCGCTGGGGCCACTGACCGGGGGAGGTGGGGCCGGTCCCGGGGCACCTCAAGGCCCCCGCGGAGCAAGCACGGGTCGGGGGTCCGGACCGCGGTGCCCACGGAAACGGTCCCACGGCCGGGGCACCGGGCCCCGGCGCATATGCCGGGCTGGTGCGGCTCCGAAGAACCGttgcatgtgttaagcgcttactatgtgccgggcaccgtgctaagcgctggggtagagcgcAGCAAATCctgtcggatacagtccctgccccacgtggggctcacggtctcaatccccattttataatgagggcactgaggcccagggaagtgaagtgacctgcccgaggtcacgcagcagacacacgGCGCCGCCGGGGTTAGGACCCGCGACCGcctgactccctgccctgtgctgtagccgctgagccacgctgcttctccagcttggtGCCCACGGTCGCGGCGTTTACCGAGGGGAACCCCAACAACCCGGGCCCGGGCGTGGGGGGCCCGGGGCAGGGACGAGAGCAGCCCGGGGATGAGGGCCcggtcgggggagggagaggaaggggcggcccGGAGTGAAAACCCAGGGCTCCTTTCGGGGCAACCGGTCCCGAGAGCCAGGTGGTATGGACATTTACCCCCACGCCCTCTCTCCGGACCTCCGCCGACGGGCAGGGGTGGACCCGGCGACGGGGAGACGGCCCTCTTCGCCCCTCACCCCCAGCGAGTCAGGAGGCGGAAGCTTCGCCTCCAggggggcgccccccccccccccgccccgggcaccCCTCGGGGTGACCCCGcgctccgcctcctccccggcaggcgccgccgccccgccgcctctACTTCCTGCGCTACGTGGTGCAGACGCTGCAGGACGACTTCCAGAACGCCCTGCGGCGCCACTGGCAGCAGCTGCAGGGGTCCATCGTCAGCTCCGTGCTCTCCTGCGACAAGCAGCCGAACAACATCaggtgaccccccccccgcccccggcccccgggagccCCAGCTCCCGGGCCTCGGGGGAAGGCGATAACGATAATGACCACGACGACcgcggtatctgtcgagcgcttactccgccCCGGGCGACGTATTAGGcgggctcgggcttgggagtcagagatcgtgggttcggatcccagctccgcccctcgtcagctgggtgactttgggcaagtgacttcactcctctgtgcctcagtgacctcgtctgtaaccGATCGTGATCGTGAGCCCCGCCCGATTACTACACGGACTGCGCCCAGCCCGATTGCCTTccaactcccccagcacttgcccggcgcacagtaagcgcttaacgacgaCCGTATTTACTATCATCACCCAGACTATTTATCGAGCCCCTCttgggtgcagcacactgcactGGGCTCCTGCGGGAGACCGGTAGAACTGGGAATCgccgaagcgcttactctgtgccaagcactgtactgagcactggggccgtTACAAGACCGTCGGTGCAGCGGCACCCGGCTGACCCACCGGTTGGCATCGTGCCCCATTAAAGGCTcggctccaagagaccttccccgactttGGCGGTGTTACTATTAATATGACATTCTATTATTATACGTCATAGTACGTGTGCTAACCACTCACCGCGTGCCAGACGGCGTGCTAGGGGATACGGGCTCATCAGGACGGGCCCAGTCcgtatcccacgaggggctcccggtcttcgtccccgttttacagcgtggcccagagaagtgaagcgacttcagaAGGCCGCGCGgcggacgggtggcagagccgggatgagaacgtgggtcctccctctgtctcccggcccccgggcgctttccaccgggccgcgctgcttctcgatcccAACGGGCCCGACCCTCCAcgtgggaggggtgagggagaaggggggtcCCGGCCCCACTGGAGGCCACGGGgcgaggccgccgccgcccgcccgcggTCCGAGGGGCCCCCGCGACGCCCGCGCCGTGCCACGCTCCAGCGCCCGCTCCCCGTCCGTGGCAGGGACGTGATCTC
This sequence is a window from Ornithorhynchus anatinus isolate Pmale09 chromosome X2, mOrnAna1.pri.v4, whole genome shotgun sequence. Protein-coding genes within it:
- the SIMC1 gene encoding SUMO-interacting motif-containing protein 1 translates to MAGGGLPAKDHVVLPARIPALRVVDFIDLTQEAAPTTQAPDGPGVIDLTGPDDDHHHDDRAGPPGFPRARDPRAAPGPSGAAPRVQDEEGWTGGGHQAPGRPPSGVGKDLRPPAAEGPGRRPSPGSGSEPGCSPASRNGGVGSPGRLRLASDTRSPSPGARGERDGGGPAEPSEDPPPAPFAGPSRAEEPPAGAAGPSPAGRAHGRPCLHRLKYFQRPPVHHLFFQTLIQDKDVLERQGVRPAEPIPQRRLSMIASTMEEDVPRATLQLLMDFVSPQHYPPGDLVAHVIHKILLVTDSLDLLKDAYVLLLKIQQLHPANVNSVQWNWEMLRSVMEAQAPPPRRLYFLRYVVQTLQDDFQNALRRHWQQLQGSIVSSVLSCDKQPNNIRDVISWLVREVTGMGTDQDRDQDPQAGGTWPNPARDGPEGSQQVVCCLQRMLSMAVEVDRSPTCSSAKIANKMFDAVLAIPERGQRKIFFTTMESHLLRCKLLEMMFFHSCKEPTTLPLSLAQALHFLANATSLLPCRDEEEKWQSWDELIEHLQLLLISYQHVLTEHLRSPVSERKELLIREARGAAAAEDEVTPLDVELGLQALRQRLPSAPGAPPLHRALRRLGRLFLGSFRAGP